One part of the Triplophysa dalaica isolate WHDGS20190420 chromosome 25, ASM1584641v1, whole genome shotgun sequence genome encodes these proteins:
- the mrpl3 gene encoding 39S ribosomal protein L3, mitochondrial isoform X2, whose translation MTTLTCRFIRLGDSLLKAAPVIICRAGAQLQRAPVVQCVRTHNTDTWWDEHLTEDNASFLKKTFGEEYKQQITDKLNPLKDEPWPRHEWAEGSRRVGLVAVKLGMLPVWTKSGERHVVTMLQVQDCHVVKHLSKEEFDGRTAALIVGGKNVSPFHRTEGYLEIFRNAGVPPKQKLTTFCVTDNAIIKPGTPLYAAHFRPGQYVDITAKTIGKGFQGVMKRWGFKGQPASHGQTKTHRRPGSLGPGGDPAKVFKGKKMPGRMGNIYDTTHGLKVWRVNTKYNVLYVNGSVPGHRNCMVKVRDSTLPNRLEKNKSPPFPTFFVDGDEELPEDLFHDDIFQFGEPIPE comes from the exons atgacaaCGTTAACCTGTAGGTTTATAAGACTTGGCGATTCTTTACTAAAAGCAGCGCCAGTAATCATCTGTCGTGCTGGAGCTCAACTTCAGAG AGCTCCTGTCGTTCAGTGTGTAAGGACACATAACACAGACACCTGGTGGGATGAGCACCTCACAGAAGATAATGCATCCTTTCTAAAAAAGACATTTGGGGAGGAATACAAACAGCAGATTACGGACAAACTTAACCCGCTCAAGGACGAACCCTGGCCCAGACATGAATGGGCAGAAG GGAGTCGGAGAGTTGGCCTTGTGGCAGTCAAACTTGGAATGCTGCCTGTCTGGACCAAATCTGGAGAGAGGCACGTGGTCACTATGCTGCAG GTGCAGGATTGTCATGTGGTTAAACACCTGTCCAAAGAAGAGTTCGATGGACGCACCGCAGCTCTGATTGTTGGAGGAAAGAACGTCTCTCCATTTCAT AGGACGGAGGGATATTTAGAAATTTTCCGGAATGCAGGAGTTCCACCCAAGCAGAAGCTCACCACGTTTTGTGTGACGGACAACGCTATCATCAAACCAG GAACTCCTCTCTATGCGGCTCACTTCCGCCCAGGCCAGTATGTGGACATAACAGCCAAAAC TATTGGAAAGGGCTTTCAGGGTGTGATGAAGCGCTGGGGGTTCAAAGGTCAACCAGCTTCCCACGGACAAACTAAGACGCACAGGAGGCCAGGCTCCCTGGGACCCGGAGGG GACCCAGCCAAAGTTTTCAAAGGAAAGAAAATGCCTGGCAGGATGGGAAACATTTACGACACAACTCATGGCTTAAAG GTGTGGAGAGTGAACACCAAATATAACGTCCTGTATGTCAACGGATCTGTACCAGGCCACCGCAACTGCATGGTTAAg GTGAGGGACTCAACTCTGCCAAATCGGTTGGAGAAGAACAAGAGCCCACCATTTCCCACCTTCTTCGTTGATGGAGATGAGGAGCTCCCTGAAGATCTCTTCCATGACGATATTTTCCAATTTGGGGAGCCCATCCCTGAATGA
- the mrpl3 gene encoding 39S ribosomal protein L3, mitochondrial isoform X1, translating into MTTLTCRFIRLGDSLLKAAPVIICRAGAQLQSRAPVVQCVRTHNTDTWWDEHLTEDNASFLKKTFGEEYKQQITDKLNPLKDEPWPRHEWAEGSRRVGLVAVKLGMLPVWTKSGERHVVTMLQVQDCHVVKHLSKEEFDGRTAALIVGGKNVSPFHRTEGYLEIFRNAGVPPKQKLTTFCVTDNAIIKPGTPLYAAHFRPGQYVDITAKTIGKGFQGVMKRWGFKGQPASHGQTKTHRRPGSLGPGGDPAKVFKGKKMPGRMGNIYDTTHGLKVWRVNTKYNVLYVNGSVPGHRNCMVKVRDSTLPNRLEKNKSPPFPTFFVDGDEELPEDLFHDDIFQFGEPIPE; encoded by the exons atgacaaCGTTAACCTGTAGGTTTATAAGACTTGGCGATTCTTTACTAAAAGCAGCGCCAGTAATCATCTGTCGTGCTGGAGCTCAACTTCAGAG CAGAGCTCCTGTCGTTCAGTGTGTAAGGACACATAACACAGACACCTGGTGGGATGAGCACCTCACAGAAGATAATGCATCCTTTCTAAAAAAGACATTTGGGGAGGAATACAAACAGCAGATTACGGACAAACTTAACCCGCTCAAGGACGAACCCTGGCCCAGACATGAATGGGCAGAAG GGAGTCGGAGAGTTGGCCTTGTGGCAGTCAAACTTGGAATGCTGCCTGTCTGGACCAAATCTGGAGAGAGGCACGTGGTCACTATGCTGCAG GTGCAGGATTGTCATGTGGTTAAACACCTGTCCAAAGAAGAGTTCGATGGACGCACCGCAGCTCTGATTGTTGGAGGAAAGAACGTCTCTCCATTTCAT AGGACGGAGGGATATTTAGAAATTTTCCGGAATGCAGGAGTTCCACCCAAGCAGAAGCTCACCACGTTTTGTGTGACGGACAACGCTATCATCAAACCAG GAACTCCTCTCTATGCGGCTCACTTCCGCCCAGGCCAGTATGTGGACATAACAGCCAAAAC TATTGGAAAGGGCTTTCAGGGTGTGATGAAGCGCTGGGGGTTCAAAGGTCAACCAGCTTCCCACGGACAAACTAAGACGCACAGGAGGCCAGGCTCCCTGGGACCCGGAGGG GACCCAGCCAAAGTTTTCAAAGGAAAGAAAATGCCTGGCAGGATGGGAAACATTTACGACACAACTCATGGCTTAAAG GTGTGGAGAGTGAACACCAAATATAACGTCCTGTATGTCAACGGATCTGTACCAGGCCACCGCAACTGCATGGTTAAg GTGAGGGACTCAACTCTGCCAAATCGGTTGGAGAAGAACAAGAGCCCACCATTTCCCACCTTCTTCGTTGATGGAGATGAGGAGCTCCCTGAAGATCTCTTCCATGACGATATTTTCCAATTTGGGGAGCCCATCCCTGAATGA
- the ptpn23b gene encoding tyrosine-protein phosphatase non-receptor type 23b isoform X1 — protein MEAVPRMPMIWLELKEAGEFEFSPAVKQYIHVNYGENPENYSESLKRLEELRQTMVNLPRDFEGCSTLRKYFGQLHFLQSRVPMATGQEAAVPVTWTDAFSGRNVTHNDINYEHACVLYNLGALHSILGTLDNRLSEEGMKVSCTHFQCAAGAFTYMRDHYNHTYSSDMNSQTLQINISLMLAQAQECLLEKTLLDNRKSHLVAKICAQVCDYYKDCLRVLDHSESVPGRIQKEWRKLISLKISYFTAITHLHMGKQSEEQQKFGEAVAHFQYSVDKLNEAIKQGKGQLDSVQDALKFTMDVIGGKYNSAKKDNDFIYHESVPNLDMLAGVKGASLVKPLPVTPTDPSVTGPDLFSKLVPMATHEASSLYSEEKAKLLRDIVAKIEDKNQVLERFMESLSNDSVYKMDMFKTLPDTLLEKCAYLSVRPDTVKNLVQAMQALSNVYTDVGSSLGEIRSALEEDEAGEKSLMEVVGQRGLPPGPSALQEVQKELKKYEAAHEAASQTNTELHRAMNQHIPNLRLLQGTVEDLKNSLPQPQLSQDDMTSLQKMKSILDKVDEMRKQRTSLESQLRDLIHKDDITGVLVTADRAEIKTLFVEQLKKYDQLKGYIEQNLLAQGNILKALTDANVQYAPVRKTLTLTEQQWNSTVQSLIASFEAYEDLIKKAKEGRDFYQDLDKKTTTLLDKTKSYCQTRENERVGLLEKEIGKGHPPKLGQRVPVPRSGPSSLEAVGPSAAPYIARQDLPQEMRCLPPNTNFAGGPVLPNPRLHAGSPLNLPQGANPFQSARFPTQQVPNTDSKPTQLPHYLPQNHIPYISSTGIPQQFQVRGTAPGYPQANQPTTSHVPYQGYNPALWQQPPSGPVAVTGGYTVPPQLGQMPQNCFRPGVPGPQVSMPNTFGQPQSSSAQQIIQGVPYQRHNIPPNAPRSTFPGQIFPPIQPGQFQPQQQSGLPPGYRPTLDGQFTVSQPPGALFDQHQSALSHQFHPGQLPQVRPQPYMGYPPTSFPSSQPISAPLQNLRQLQPGSQNFPQVTLSQNAQIPFGVRPSNLPQMSQGAFPPQTNIYSFGPPQVGQQTIPPQFNTMPNGTGRPAMYAPSQSQIPGSLSVQSTVPVMDNPVPLSLPSTLIPTPSPAHVSAPEPDKMNPQGSRQENISGCGTILDSLQNKVDNLSIAPQSEASNFG, from the exons ATGGAGGCCGTTCCTAGGATGCCAATGATTTGGCTGGAACTAAAGGAAGCGGGGGAGTTTGAGTTTAGCCCCGCTGTTAAACAG TACATACACGTGAACTATGGTGAGAACCCAGAGAACTACAGTGAGTCGCTGAAGAGGCTGGAGGAGCTCAGACAG accATGGTAAATTTACCGAGAGATTTTGAGGGTTGCAGCACTCTAAGAAAATACTTTGGTCAGCTGCACTTTCTGCAGAGTCGTGTACCCATGGCAACGGGCCAGGAGGCTGCTGTGCCCGTGACATG GACGGACGCCTTCTCGGGAAGGAATGTCACGCATAATGATATCAACTATGAGCATGCATGTGTCCTGTATAACCTGG GTGCCTTGCACTCGATCCTGGGGACTTTGGATAACCGTCTGTCTGAGGAG GGGATGAAAGTGTCCTGTACACATTTCCAGTGTGCTGCAGGGGCTTTTACATACATGAGAGATCACTACAATCACACCTACAGTTCAGACATGAACAGCCAGACGCTGCAAATCAACATCAGCCTCATGCTG GCACAGGCCCAGGAGTGTCTCCTAGAGAAAACTTTACTCGACAACAGGAAAAGTCATTTAGTAGCAAAGATTTGTGCCCAG GTGTGCGACTATTACAAGGACTGTCTGAGGGTCTTGGATCATTCTGAATCTGTGCCAGGAAGGATTCAGAAGGAGTGGAGGAAACTCATCAGCCTGAAGATCAGCTACTTCACTGCTATAACACAC CTGCACATGGGAAAACAATCAGAGGAGCAGCAGAAATTTGGAGAAGCA GTCGCCCACTTTCAGTACTCAGTAGATAAACTTAATGAAGCAATTAAGCAGGGCAAG GGTCAACTGGATTCTGTGCAGGATGCTCTGAAATTCACAATGGATGTCATTGGTGGAAA ATATAATTCGGCGAAGAAGGATAATGACTTCATTTACCACGAATCCGTGCCCAATCTGGACATGTTAGCGGGAGTCAAAG GTGCCTCTTTGGTGAAACCCTTGCCTGTGACCCCAACTGATCCAAGCGTCACTGGTCCTGACCTCTTCTCTAAACTTGTTCCCATGGCAACCCATGAAGCTTCCTCCCTTTACAG TGAGGAGAAGGCAAAGTTACTTAGGGACATTGTGGCGAAAATAGAAGACAAAAACCAGGTCCTTGA GAGGTTTATGGAGTCTCTAAGCAATGACTCTGTATATAAAATGGACATGTTTAAAACTCTTCCTGACACACTGCTGGAAAAATGTGCTTATCTCAGTGTGCGACCAGACACTGTCAAGAATCTAGTTCAGGCCATGCAAG CGCTATCGAATGTTTACACTGATGTGGGTTCATCTCTTGGGGAGATCCGCAGTGCCTTGGAAGAAGATGAGGCCGGGGAAAAGAGTTTAATGGAGGTCGTGGGTCAGAGGGGATTGCCACCTGGTCCTTCAGCCCTGCAGGAGGTTCAAAAAGAGTTGAAAAAATACGAGGCCGCCCATGAGGCAGCCAGCCAAACCAACACTGAACTTCACAGAGCTATGAATCAGCACATACCAAACCTACGTCTCCTCCAAGGAACTGTGGAAGATCTCAAAAATAGCCTGCCTCAGCCACAACTGAGTCAAG ATGATATGACGTCCTTGCAAAAAATGAAGAGCATTCTCGACAAAGTGGATGAAATGCGAAAGCAGAGAACCTCATTGGAGAGCCAGCTTCGTGACCTCATTCATAAAGATGACATCACCGGCGTCCTGGTAACCGCAGATCGGGCTGAAATCAAG ACGTTGTTTGTGGAACAGTTGAAGAAATATGATCAGCTGAAGGGATATATAGAACAGAATTTACTAGCGCAGGGTAACATCCTGAAAGCACTAACAGATGCCAATGTGCAGTATGCCCCTGTCCGCAAGACGCTCACGCTCACAGAGCAACA ATGGAACAGTACAGTGCAGTCCTTGATTGCCTCATTTGAGGCATATGAGGATCTGATAAAGAAGGCTAAGGAGGGAAGAGACTTCTACCAGGATTTAGACAAGAAGACAACTACCCTTTTGGACAAAACCAAGTCCTATTGTCAAACCAGAGAGAACGAGCGAGTTGGGTTGCTGGAGAA GGAGATTGGAAAAGGACATCCTCCTAAACTTGGACAGAGAGTTCCTGTTCCTAGATCTGGCCCATCCAGTCTTGAAGCTGTTGGTCCATCGGCTGCTCCTTACATTGCTAGACAAGATCTCCCACAAGAAATGCGATGCCTCCCACCAAACACCAATTTTGCAGGAGGTCCAGTGCTTCCAAATCCAAGATTGCATGCTGGATCCCCGCTTAATTTGCCACAAGGTGCGAACCCTTTTCAATCCGCTCGTTTTCCAACCCAACAAGTTCCCAATACAGATTCAAAGCCAACACAACTGCCCCATTATCTGCCACAAAATCATATACCGTACATTTCATCCACAGGGATTCCACAACAGTTTCAGGTAAGAGGCACTGCACCTGGCTATCCTCAGGCTAACCAACCGACAACCTCACATGTCCCATATCAGGGATACAATCCAGCTCTCTGGCAGCAACCCCCTAGTGGCCCTGTTGCTGTTACAGGGGGTTACACTGTGCCTCCACAACTGGGGCAGATGCCCCAAAATTGCTTTAGGCCTGGTGTACCAGGGCCACAAGTATCTATGCCAAACACATTTGGGCAGCCTCAGTCTTCCTCTGCCCAACAGATCATACAGGGAGTACCATACCAAAGACATAACATCCCCCCAAACGCACCAAGAAGTACATTTCCTGGCCAGATTTTTCCACCTATCCAACCTGGACAGTTCCAGCCACAGCAACAATCTGGACTACCACCAGGTTACAGACCAACTCTGGATGGCCAATTTACAGTATCGCAACCTCCAGGAGCCCTTTTTGACCAACATCAGTCTGCTCTTTCTCATCAGTTCCATCCAGGTCAACTTCCACAAGTCAGGCCACAGCCCTACATGGGCTATCCTCCCACATCCTTTCCATCGTCACAGCCGATCTCAGCACCCCTCCAAAATCTCCGTCAACTACAGCCAGGGTCTCAGAATTTCCCACAGGTAACTTTAAGCCAAAATGCTCAAATTCCGTTTGGTGTTCGGCCATCCAACCTGCCCCAAATGTCCCAAGGAGCTTTCCCACCACAAactaacatttattcatttggacCACCACAAGTGGGCCAACAGACCATTCCACCTCAATTCAACACCATGCCTAATGGAACAGGAAGACCAGCTATGTATGCTCCCAGTCAAAGCCAGATACCTGGCTCTTTGTCAGTACAGTCAACTGTCCCAGTTATGGACAATCCAGTTCCTCTTTCACTGCCCAGTACTCTCATACCTACTCCATCACCTGCTCACGTCTCCGCTCCTGAGCCTGACAAAATGAATCCGCAAGGGTCCCGTCAGGAGAACATATCTGGCTGCGGTACAATTTTGGATTCTCTTCAGAATAAAGTGGATAATCTCAGCATCGCACCTCAAAGTGAGGCTTCTAATTTTGGATAG
- the ptpn23b gene encoding tyrosine-protein phosphatase non-receptor type 23b isoform X2 — protein MEAVPRMPMIWLELKEAGEFEFSPAVKQYIHVNYGENPENYSESLKRLEELRQTMVNLPRDFEGCSTLRKYFGQLHFLQSRVPMATGQEAAVPVTWTDAFSGRNVTHNDINYEHACVLYNLGALHSILGTLDNRLSEEGMKVSCTHFQCAAGAFTYMRDHYNHTYSSDMNSQTLQINISLMLAQAQECLLEKTLLDNRKSHLVAKICAQVCDYYKDCLRVLDHSESVPGRIQKEWRKLISLKISYFTAITHLHMGKQSEEQQKFGEAVAHFQYSVDKLNEAIKQGKGQLDSVQDALKFTMDVIGGKYNSAKKDNDFIYHESVPNLDMLAGVKGASLVKPLPVTPTDPSVTGPDLFSKLVPMATHEASSLYSEEKAKLLRDIVAKIEDKNQVLERFMESLSNDSVYKMDMFKTLPDTLLEKCAYLSVRPDTVKNLVQAMQALSNVYTDVGSSLGEIRSALEEDEAGEKSLMEVVGQRGLPPGPSALQEVQKELKKYEAAHEAASQTNTELHRAMNQHIPNLRLLQGTVEDLKNSLPQPQLSQDDMTSLQKMKSILDKVDEMRKQRTSLESQLRDLIHKDDITGVLVTADRAEIKTLFVEQLKKYDQLKGYIEQNLLAQGNILKALTDANVQYAPVRKTLTLTEQQWNSTVQSLIASFEAYEDLIKKAKEGRDFYQDLDKKTTTLLDKTKSYCQTRENERVGLLEKEIGKGHPPKLGQRVPVPRSGPSSLEAVGPSAAPYIARQDLPQEMRCLPPNTNFAGGPVLPNPRLHAGSPLNLPQGIPQQFQVRGTAPGYPQANQPTTSHVPYQGYNPALWQQPPSGPVAVTGGYTVPPQLGQMPQNCFRPGVPGPQVSMPNTFGQPQSSSAQQIIQGVPYQRHNIPPNAPRSTFPGQIFPPIQPGQFQPQQQSGLPPGYRPTLDGQFTVSQPPGALFDQHQSALSHQFHPGQLPQVRPQPYMGYPPTSFPSSQPISAPLQNLRQLQPGSQNFPQVTLSQNAQIPFGVRPSNLPQMSQGAFPPQTNIYSFGPPQVGQQTIPPQFNTMPNGTGRPAMYAPSQSQIPGSLSVQSTVPVMDNPVPLSLPSTLIPTPSPAHVSAPEPDKMNPQGSRQENISGCGTILDSLQNKVDNLSIAPQSEASNFG, from the exons ATGGAGGCCGTTCCTAGGATGCCAATGATTTGGCTGGAACTAAAGGAAGCGGGGGAGTTTGAGTTTAGCCCCGCTGTTAAACAG TACATACACGTGAACTATGGTGAGAACCCAGAGAACTACAGTGAGTCGCTGAAGAGGCTGGAGGAGCTCAGACAG accATGGTAAATTTACCGAGAGATTTTGAGGGTTGCAGCACTCTAAGAAAATACTTTGGTCAGCTGCACTTTCTGCAGAGTCGTGTACCCATGGCAACGGGCCAGGAGGCTGCTGTGCCCGTGACATG GACGGACGCCTTCTCGGGAAGGAATGTCACGCATAATGATATCAACTATGAGCATGCATGTGTCCTGTATAACCTGG GTGCCTTGCACTCGATCCTGGGGACTTTGGATAACCGTCTGTCTGAGGAG GGGATGAAAGTGTCCTGTACACATTTCCAGTGTGCTGCAGGGGCTTTTACATACATGAGAGATCACTACAATCACACCTACAGTTCAGACATGAACAGCCAGACGCTGCAAATCAACATCAGCCTCATGCTG GCACAGGCCCAGGAGTGTCTCCTAGAGAAAACTTTACTCGACAACAGGAAAAGTCATTTAGTAGCAAAGATTTGTGCCCAG GTGTGCGACTATTACAAGGACTGTCTGAGGGTCTTGGATCATTCTGAATCTGTGCCAGGAAGGATTCAGAAGGAGTGGAGGAAACTCATCAGCCTGAAGATCAGCTACTTCACTGCTATAACACAC CTGCACATGGGAAAACAATCAGAGGAGCAGCAGAAATTTGGAGAAGCA GTCGCCCACTTTCAGTACTCAGTAGATAAACTTAATGAAGCAATTAAGCAGGGCAAG GGTCAACTGGATTCTGTGCAGGATGCTCTGAAATTCACAATGGATGTCATTGGTGGAAA ATATAATTCGGCGAAGAAGGATAATGACTTCATTTACCACGAATCCGTGCCCAATCTGGACATGTTAGCGGGAGTCAAAG GTGCCTCTTTGGTGAAACCCTTGCCTGTGACCCCAACTGATCCAAGCGTCACTGGTCCTGACCTCTTCTCTAAACTTGTTCCCATGGCAACCCATGAAGCTTCCTCCCTTTACAG TGAGGAGAAGGCAAAGTTACTTAGGGACATTGTGGCGAAAATAGAAGACAAAAACCAGGTCCTTGA GAGGTTTATGGAGTCTCTAAGCAATGACTCTGTATATAAAATGGACATGTTTAAAACTCTTCCTGACACACTGCTGGAAAAATGTGCTTATCTCAGTGTGCGACCAGACACTGTCAAGAATCTAGTTCAGGCCATGCAAG CGCTATCGAATGTTTACACTGATGTGGGTTCATCTCTTGGGGAGATCCGCAGTGCCTTGGAAGAAGATGAGGCCGGGGAAAAGAGTTTAATGGAGGTCGTGGGTCAGAGGGGATTGCCACCTGGTCCTTCAGCCCTGCAGGAGGTTCAAAAAGAGTTGAAAAAATACGAGGCCGCCCATGAGGCAGCCAGCCAAACCAACACTGAACTTCACAGAGCTATGAATCAGCACATACCAAACCTACGTCTCCTCCAAGGAACTGTGGAAGATCTCAAAAATAGCCTGCCTCAGCCACAACTGAGTCAAG ATGATATGACGTCCTTGCAAAAAATGAAGAGCATTCTCGACAAAGTGGATGAAATGCGAAAGCAGAGAACCTCATTGGAGAGCCAGCTTCGTGACCTCATTCATAAAGATGACATCACCGGCGTCCTGGTAACCGCAGATCGGGCTGAAATCAAG ACGTTGTTTGTGGAACAGTTGAAGAAATATGATCAGCTGAAGGGATATATAGAACAGAATTTACTAGCGCAGGGTAACATCCTGAAAGCACTAACAGATGCCAATGTGCAGTATGCCCCTGTCCGCAAGACGCTCACGCTCACAGAGCAACA ATGGAACAGTACAGTGCAGTCCTTGATTGCCTCATTTGAGGCATATGAGGATCTGATAAAGAAGGCTAAGGAGGGAAGAGACTTCTACCAGGATTTAGACAAGAAGACAACTACCCTTTTGGACAAAACCAAGTCCTATTGTCAAACCAGAGAGAACGAGCGAGTTGGGTTGCTGGAGAA GGAGATTGGAAAAGGACATCCTCCTAAACTTGGACAGAGAGTTCCTGTTCCTAGATCTGGCCCATCCAGTCTTGAAGCTGTTGGTCCATCGGCTGCTCCTTACATTGCTAGACAAGATCTCCCACAAGAAATGCGATGCCTCCCACCAAACACCAATTTTGCAGGAGGTCCAGTGCTTCCAAATCCAAGATTGCATGCTGGATCCCCGCTTAATTTGCCACAAG GGATTCCACAACAGTTTCAGGTAAGAGGCACTGCACCTGGCTATCCTCAGGCTAACCAACCGACAACCTCACATGTCCCATATCAGGGATACAATCCAGCTCTCTGGCAGCAACCCCCTAGTGGCCCTGTTGCTGTTACAGGGGGTTACACTGTGCCTCCACAACTGGGGCAGATGCCCCAAAATTGCTTTAGGCCTGGTGTACCAGGGCCACAAGTATCTATGCCAAACACATTTGGGCAGCCTCAGTCTTCCTCTGCCCAACAGATCATACAGGGAGTACCATACCAAAGACATAACATCCCCCCAAACGCACCAAGAAGTACATTTCCTGGCCAGATTTTTCCACCTATCCAACCTGGACAGTTCCAGCCACAGCAACAATCTGGACTACCACCAGGTTACAGACCAACTCTGGATGGCCAATTTACAGTATCGCAACCTCCAGGAGCCCTTTTTGACCAACATCAGTCTGCTCTTTCTCATCAGTTCCATCCAGGTCAACTTCCACAAGTCAGGCCACAGCCCTACATGGGCTATCCTCCCACATCCTTTCCATCGTCACAGCCGATCTCAGCACCCCTCCAAAATCTCCGTCAACTACAGCCAGGGTCTCAGAATTTCCCACAGGTAACTTTAAGCCAAAATGCTCAAATTCCGTTTGGTGTTCGGCCATCCAACCTGCCCCAAATGTCCCAAGGAGCTTTCCCACCACAAactaacatttattcatttggacCACCACAAGTGGGCCAACAGACCATTCCACCTCAATTCAACACCATGCCTAATGGAACAGGAAGACCAGCTATGTATGCTCCCAGTCAAAGCCAGATACCTGGCTCTTTGTCAGTACAGTCAACTGTCCCAGTTATGGACAATCCAGTTCCTCTTTCACTGCCCAGTACTCTCATACCTACTCCATCACCTGCTCACGTCTCCGCTCCTGAGCCTGACAAAATGAATCCGCAAGGGTCCCGTCAGGAGAACATATCTGGCTGCGGTACAATTTTGGATTCTCTTCAGAATAAAGTGGATAATCTCAGCATCGCACCTCAAAGTGAGGCTTCTAATTTTGGATAG